The Rhizobium rhododendri nucleotide sequence GCCGCGGCCGAACAACAACAGCACGATGGCCAGAACGATCAGCCAGTGCCACATACTAAAAGAACCCATGACGATACCCCTTGTGTTATGTCCCTAGGATGTAAGCGGTTTGCCAAGCTTTTTCAAACACCAAAATCGCCCGGTCGCTAAGACTTGATACCACCATCCATCGCCGCCCGCTTTCGCTATCCATAATCCTCTCGTGCTGTGGCGGAACAAAGACGGGTTGTCGAAGCAGTCCTCACCGCAACCGGCGTCAATCCGGCGCACCGGTCGGCGCCAGCAATCCCAGCTCCTCCAGGTCGAGCTGGGTGATCGGATCCTCGTCCTCGCTCAATTCGTCGCTCATCACAGGCGAGGGCATGGCGAAATTGGCAGGGATACGCCCGGTGAGAAGCCCTGCCCCCTTCAGCTCTTCGAGACCCGGCAGGTCGCGGAGCTCCTCCAGCCCGAAATGATCGAGAAAATCGCGTGTCGTGCCCAGTGTGACCGGCCTTCCCGGTGTGCGCCGGCGTCCCCGGAAGCGGACCCAGCCCGCTTCCATCAACACGTCCAGCGTTCCCTTCGATGTCTGCACGCCGCGGATATCCTCGATCTCGGCCCGGGTTACCGGCTGGTGGTAGGCAACGATCGACAGTACCTCGAGCGCGGCGCGCGACAGTTTGCGGACCTCATGCTCATCCCGCCGGATGATGAAGGAAAGATCGGCAGCCGTCCGGAATGCCCAGGCATCGTCGACCTGGACAAGATTGACGCCCCGCCCCGCAT carries:
- the scpB gene encoding SMC-Scp complex subunit ScpB, which encodes MTGEGAADAARLREAERITEALIFASAMPVSEAYIRDRIADGIDVRAMVLRLRENYAGRGVNLVQVDDAWAFRTAADLSFIIRRDEHEVRKLSRAALEVLSIVAYHQPVTRAEIEDIRGVQTSKGTLDVLMEAGWVRFRGRRRTPGRPVTLGTTRDFLDHFGLEELRDLPGLEELKGAGLLTGRIPANFAMPSPVMSDELSEDEDPITQLDLEELGLLAPTGAPD